A window from Balaenoptera musculus isolate JJ_BM4_2016_0621 chromosome 8, mBalMus1.pri.v3, whole genome shotgun sequence encodes these proteins:
- the CD3D gene encoding T-cell surface glycoprotein CD3 delta chain → MEHRSFLSGLILAALLSQVSPLNVTVEELEDRVFLRCSTSITWLEGTVGQLALGNKTMDLGKRNLDPRGVYVCNGTDGKTSKTSTLQVYYRMCQNCVELDSATLAGIVITDIIATVLLALGVYCFAGHETGRLSRAADTQALLGNDQLYQPLRDRNDAQYSRLGENWARNK, encoded by the exons ATGGAACACAGGAGTTTTCTGTCTGGCCTGATACTGGCTGCCCTTCTCTCCCAAG TGAGCCCCTTAAATGTCACTGTGGAGGAACTTGAGGACAGAGTATTTTTGAGATGCAGTACCAGTATCACGTGGCTAGAAGGAACAGTAGGACAACTGGCCTTAGGCAATAAAACTATGGACTTGGGAAAACGCAACCTGGACCCACGAGGAGTGTATGTGTGCAATGGGACAGATGGAAAAACCAGCAAAACATCTACTCTGCAAGTATACTATCGAA tgtGCCAGAACTGTGTGGAGCTGGACTCAGCCACCCTGGCAGGCATCGTCATCACCGACATCATTGCCACTGTGCTCCTTGCTTTGGGAGTCTACTGCTTTGCTGGACACGAGACTGGAAGGCTCTCCAGGG CTGCTGACACTCAAGCTTTGTTGGGGAATGACCAGCTCTATcag CCCCTTCGAGATCGGAATGATGCTCAGTACAGTCGTCTTGGTGAGAACTGGGCTCGGAACAAGTGA
- the CD3G gene encoding T-cell surface glycoprotein CD3 gamma chain, with amino-acid sequence MEQRTRLSGLILAITLLQGTMAQLNEVKVDDNREDGSVLLTCDMNEKDIRWFKDQVEISPVNTSKKTWNLGSSTKDPRGIYWCQGSKNRSKPLQVYYRMCQNCIELNSATVSGFIFAEIISIFLLAVGVYYIAGQEGVRQSRASDKQTLLSNDQLYQPLKEREDDQYSHLQGNHLRKN; translated from the exons ATGGAGCAGAGGACGCGTCTGTCTGGCCTCATCCTGGCTATCACTCTTCTTCAAG GTACTATGGCGCAGTTGAATGAAG TAAAAGTGGATGACAATCGAGAAGATGGTTCAGTACTTCTGACTTGTGACATGAATGAAAAAGATATCAGATGGTTTAAAGATCAGGTGGAAATAAGTCCTGTAAACACAAGTAAAAAGACTTGGAATCTTGGAAGTAGTACCAAGGATCCTCGAGGGATATATTGGTGTCAAGGATCAAAGAACCGTTCAAAACCACTCCAAGTATATTATAGAA tGTGTCAGAACTGCATTGAGCTGAATTCAGCCACTGTGTCTGGCTTTATCTTCGCTGAAATCATCAGCATTTTCCTCCTTGCTGTTGGGGTCTACTACATTGCTGGACAGGAAGGAGTTCGCCAGTCAAGAG CTTCAGACAAGCAGACACTGTTGTCCAATGATCAGCTCTATCAG CCCCTTAAGGAACGGGAAGATGACCAATACAGCCACCTTCAAGGAAACCATTTGAGGAAGAATTGA